The following are encoded in a window of Candidatus Zixiibacteriota bacterium genomic DNA:
- a CDS encoding twin-arginine translocase TatA/TatE family subunit, producing MLGTQELLLILGAGILLFGAKRIPEIARGLGRSVHEFKKGLREEPAEGDKERKVDQEDRKEPQP from the coding sequence ATGCTGGGCACTCAAGAGTTGCTGCTCATCCTGGGCGCCGGAATCCTGCTCTTCGGAGCCAAACGCATTCCGGAGATCGCGCGCGGGCTGGGACGCAGCGTCCACGAATTCAAAAAGGGACTGCGCGAAGAGCCGGCGGAGGGGGACAAAGAGCGGAAGGTCGATCAGGAGGACCGCAAGGAACCGCAACCGTGA
- a CDS encoding DUF58 domain-containing protein — protein sequence MLPKELIAQIRRIEIHTNRLVNDLFGGEYHSVFKGQGMEFEEVREYLPGDDVRLIDWNVTARTGTPFIKKFREERELLVMLLVDLSASGRFGTINRAKNQVAAETAAVLAFSAIKNNDKVGMIVFTDQIELYIPPKKGRSHVLRLIREILYFEPQGRGTNLTAALEFFGRVTHRKSVAFLISDFFDAHYEHRLMVAHQRHDVIAVVVEDPRERTWADVGLIELEDFETGRRTVVDTADRAARMAFENQVNMRAARRRKLFDSIRLDNVALSTDRPIADGLIAFFRRRERRRR from the coding sequence ATGCTCCCCAAGGAACTCATCGCCCAAATCCGACGGATCGAGATTCACACCAATCGTTTGGTCAACGATTTGTTCGGCGGCGAATACCATTCGGTCTTCAAGGGGCAGGGCATGGAATTCGAAGAAGTGCGCGAATACCTCCCCGGCGATGATGTCCGCCTCATCGACTGGAATGTCACCGCGCGCACGGGCACGCCCTTCATCAAGAAGTTCCGCGAGGAACGCGAGCTGCTGGTCATGCTGCTGGTCGATTTGTCGGCGTCCGGACGTTTCGGCACAATCAACCGTGCCAAAAACCAGGTGGCCGCCGAGACGGCGGCCGTCCTCGCGTTCTCCGCGATCAAGAACAACGACAAAGTCGGGATGATCGTGTTCACCGATCAAATCGAACTCTACATTCCGCCGAAGAAGGGCCGGTCGCACGTCCTGCGCCTGATTCGCGAGATTCTCTATTTCGAGCCGCAGGGAAGGGGGACTAATCTCACGGCCGCGCTGGAGTTCTTCGGACGCGTGACCCACCGCAAGTCGGTCGCCTTCCTGATTTCCGATTTTTTCGATGCCCACTATGAGCACCGGCTGATGGTGGCGCACCAACGCCACGATGTCATCGCGGTCGTTGTCGAAGACCCGCGCGAGCGCACCTGGGCCGATGTCGGGCTGATCGAGTTGGAAGACTTCGAAACCGGACGGCGTACCGTCGTCGATACGGCCGACCGCGCCGCGCGGATGGCCTTCGAGAACCAGGTCAACATGCGCGCCGCGCGCCGCCGCAAGCTCTTCGATTCGATCCGGCTCGACAATGTGGCGCTGTCGACCGACAGGCCGATAGCCGACGGATTGATCGCATTCTTCCGCCGCCGGGAACGGCGGCGTCGATAG
- the corA gene encoding magnesium/cobalt transporter CorA has protein sequence MGHPRRRGSIGVKRISTKRGLPPGSAVYVGEKTDAPITVSVIDYDADNLQERTEIAADRPAASRAPGNVTWINCDGIHDPALITRIGESFGLHPLVIEDILNTDQRPKIDISEHYVFVVVKMLYPAPDDGLTVEQVSLVFGEGFLLSFQERAGDVFDPVRKRLREGPRRRFIHSDYLAYALIDAIVDGYFLVLEQIGDRVESIEHKLVAHPTAEDLETIHRLKRELVVLRKPIWPLREVIGGMSRSETPLIDSATGVYIRDLYEHAVQVLDTVETYRDMVSGLLDVYLTSVSNRMNEVMKVLTVIATIFIPLTFLAGVYGMNFSPEVGGLNMPELRWPYGYVTFWGASLALGIGLLVFFRRKGWL, from the coding sequence ATGGGACATCCGCGGCGACGCGGATCCATTGGAGTCAAGCGTATCTCGACGAAACGGGGGCTTCCCCCGGGCTCGGCGGTCTATGTCGGTGAGAAGACCGATGCGCCGATCACCGTCTCGGTCATCGACTACGATGCCGACAACCTGCAGGAGCGCACCGAGATCGCAGCCGATCGGCCGGCAGCGTCGCGCGCGCCTGGAAACGTCACGTGGATCAACTGCGACGGGATCCACGATCCCGCGCTGATCACCCGCATCGGCGAATCGTTCGGCCTGCATCCGCTGGTGATCGAAGACATCCTCAACACCGATCAACGACCCAAGATCGACATCTCCGAGCACTATGTCTTTGTCGTCGTCAAAATGCTCTACCCGGCGCCCGACGACGGGCTGACGGTCGAGCAGGTGAGTCTCGTCTTCGGGGAGGGGTTTCTCCTGTCGTTCCAGGAACGGGCGGGCGATGTGTTCGATCCCGTGCGCAAGCGCCTGCGCGAGGGACCGCGCCGCCGATTCATCCACTCCGACTACCTCGCCTACGCGCTGATTGACGCCATCGTCGATGGTTATTTCCTCGTGCTGGAACAGATCGGCGATCGCGTCGAGTCGATCGAGCACAAGCTCGTTGCGCATCCGACCGCCGAGGACCTGGAAACCATCCACCGCCTCAAACGCGAGCTGGTGGTCCTGCGCAAACCGATCTGGCCGCTGCGCGAAGTCATCGGCGGCATGAGCCGCTCCGAGACGCCGCTGATCGATTCCGCCACCGGCGTCTACATTCGCGATCTCTATGAGCACGCCGTGCAGGTGCTCGATACGGTCGAGACCTACCGCGATATGGTATCGGGTCTGCTCGATGTCTACCTGACCAGCGTCAGCAACCGCATGAACGAGGTGATGAAGGTCCTCACCGTCATAGCGACCATCTTCATTCCGCTGACCTTCCTGGCGGGAGTCTACGGGATGAATTTTTCTCCTGAGGTCGGCGGCCTGAACATGCCGGAATTGCGCTGGCCGTATGGCTACGTAACTTTCTGGGGCGCATCCCTGGCACTGGGCATCGGACTGTTGGTCTTCTTCCGCCGCAAGGGATGGCTGTGA